acctgccttggcctcccaaagtgctcagattacaggtgtgagccactgcgcctggcccaagatCTATTTTTGTATAAGCTGCCTCCTGTCCTTTCTTCAAAGAGGGCATCCACAAATagatgacagaaaagaaaataattaagtgcCAAACTTCTCATAGAGAGTGCAGAAGGCtaaacttcattcattcaatggatatttattgagcatgtactatgAGCTTGGTACTGTTTGAGACACTTGAATAGAGCAGTGAATTAAACAGGTCAAAGTCTAACCCTGAGGAAGCATCTGTTAGAGGGAAAGACCAGCTCAGGAACACAAGTGAGGCATGGCTGCCTAGAGTGCAGTTGTAGGTATCTTCGTACTGGGGAAGACCGTTTGTTGTAACTCAGCTATGGTTGTACTTAGTCAGCCTTTCAATAACCAGTGGGGAAGAAAATGTTGACTCTTAGTTGCAGCTAGGGTCATGTACTAGAAACATAACTTCTGCTCATTCTCCTGCCCTAAACCTTGATTCTGCCTTTGACCACTCCATTTTTCCCTTTAATGCCAATTCCATGTTCTCTTTAGATGTCAACAGTGCCCTCAGGAGACAAGATGTGAGAATAGTTGGCCAGATGGCATTTGTCTGTATTTTAATCAAAATGCCCCATTCTCTTTGCCAGTGTGAAGCAGCGATATACTGTGTAGGGCAGAGACAAGAAACAGTACAGAAGCCTGCGGCAGCTTTTTAGGTTTGCAAGGTCAAGAAAGGtacccaggccgggcgcagtggctcatgcctgtaatcccagcactttgggaggccgaggtgggtggatcacgagggcaggagttcgagaccagcctggccaacatggtgaaaccccgcctctactaaagatacaaaaaattagccaggcatggtggcatgtgcctgtaatactagctacttgagagattgaggcaggagaatcgcttgaacacgggaggtggaggttgtggtgagctgagattgccattgcactccagcctgggtgacaggataagactccatctcaaaataaataaaataaaataaaataaaggtaccCAAAGGCTGGATTGGCTTAAATCTGTCAACCTCAGTGGCAGCACCCAGCACCATGATTGTGGGAACAAAGCCTCCCACAGTCAGCTGTGACCAGATTCTGAGAGCCAAAGTACTGACATGCTGAGGCAAGTGGGGTTCAGGGAGAAAGTGAATGAGAGAAAGGGCCCGAACAGTGCTTTCCTATGTATCTATCTCCTCCATGGGCAGCGAGTATTTCTCCTGCATTGTCTCAtccagggttttcttttttttttttttaggggggacagtctcgatctgttgcccagattggagtgcggTAGCtggatttcagcttactgcaaccgctgcctccggggttcaagcaattctcgtgcctcagcctcccaagtagctgggattacagatgtgcaccatcatgcccggctaatttttgtatttttaatagagaagggatttcaccatgttggccaggcttgtctctaactcctggcctcatgtgatcacctgccttggcctcaaaaagtgctgagattataggcatgagccactgcacccggcctcatccAGGTTTTTCAACCATTTAACGAAATGTTATTATCCTGTTTCTCACTCACTTAGCTGAACCCGATCACTAACTTTGATGAGTTTGTACCATGTGCCATGCGTGACCTCTTTTTAATTGACTCCATATCCTTACGGGTTAGGTGTTACTACTCTTATTTTAAAGATCAATAAAGTGAGGCTTAAGAAAGATTAAGTAACCTTCTCAGGGCTACAGAGCTGGTAGGTGGTGGAACTCAGATTCAACCCAGCCGACCTACCACCAGGATTCTGCATCTCAAGTGCTCTTCAGACATCTTAGGCACAAGGCAATCAGATGGCTGCTGTGATGAGTCATCTGAAGCTCACCTTACAATAATGTCACCTCCGTAACAGAAGGACCCTAAGGCCCTCAGATGAGGCAGGGAAGAGAGATCCCATTACTCATCTCCAGGGAAGCCTCTAGTAACCTGCCACTCACTCATGAGGACTCCCTACCCATCACGTGCATGTCCAGTGCaagttgtttatttattcagtaaacattatTAAATGCTACTACGTGCCAGGTACTCTTCTAagcacatttttgttttaattgttgttgtttcatttttttggagacagagtctcgttctgttgcccaggctggagtgcagtggtgcgatcttggctcactgcaaccaccgtcttccgggttcaagcaattctcctgcctcagcctcctgagtagctgggactacaggcacacgctcccatgcctggctaattttttgtatttttagtagagatggggtttcaccgtgttgcccaggctggtctcaaactcctgagctcaggcaatctgcccatctcggcctcccaaagtgctaggatacaggagtgagccaccacgcctggccagcacATTGTTAATATTAACGCATTCATCCTCTCACCAACTGTCTGTGGTATGAGGCactattgttttctcatttaaatggggaaaatgaggcacagaggtCTGAAGTAACTTGCCCTAGGTAACAGCTAGAAAGCAATGGGGCTTAAAATtaggcagcctgactccagggtCTGTTCTTTTAAGGATGGCCAGATGTACTTCTAAACATCCTTAGGGAAAAACCTTCTATTCATTTTCAGATACATGTATTTCCCCTAGATGGTGGCCTGTAACAGGTCAAGAAATGGCTCTTTGTCCTGGGATGAAAAACTTCGCAAGGCAATTATTCTCCATTCCAAGATGTTAGGTGAAACGAGGCTGGTTTTGGAAGGGGTATCTTTGGAAAATCTCTCAAATTTGACTTAAAAACTTCCCTGTAATACTGATCGTGGAACCTGGTGTACGCATCCCTTCAAGAGCTACCATGCTACCCATTCTTCTCAAACTGATGTTTTAGCAGCACTTCAAATCCTTAAAGCTCTTGCCTATAATTATAGCTCCTCTATAATTcattgattccatgtttttcaGTGCCCCAaatgtgccaaacactgtgctAGGACTGGGATCCAGCAGAGAAGATAGATAAGATTCCAGCTTCCATGGAGGGCTGCAGTGCAACAGACAACTTCAGCCCCGTGTAATACAGGCTGTGAGGGGAGCACAGCGGGTGGAAGCACTGGAAGTGGAAACGTGACATCTAACCTTGACAGGGTACAGGAGGCCTCCCGGGGTCTGTAAGAGCAGCTACTGCACAGCAGGAGTTCAGCAACGCCTACTGCACGGATGCCTTGGCGGCCAAGCTGGGATCTGAAGAAGGGTAGGAATTAgtgaggggaggggctgggggtgaaCATGTtctggggaaagaaaagagacCCAGAGTTGAGAGCGCAAAATGGGATTTTTCTGCTTAGAAGGATCATTCTGCAAAGTGGAGAACAGATTTCACGGGGCAAAGCCTGGGACAGAAGGACGATGGGAGCCGTTTACTGAGGCCCAGGTGAGAGAGGACGGGAGGAATGGGTTTGGAAGGTTAACAAAAAGGGATGGGAGAGGGTTAAGGAGAAGGACGAATCAGGGATGGCTTTCAATTTTCCAGTTTAGGTTTATCTTCCACAGCGTGGgcaattctttttgttttcaacaaGATCACCCCGGGAGCGCAGACCTTCCCAGCCCTGGGGGCGAACGTGTGTGTGGAACACACATCCTAGCCTTTGTTGTAAACGGGGAAGTCTAGAGCTCTTCAGGACAGCAGGAAGCTCTGGCCTCTTGTAGGGAAAGGTTTCGCTCGAGGCTCTACCGCCAGCGTCTCCGTTTCCGCGTCCCCCACAACCTTGCGAAAGGTAAACTCCAACGGTTGTTTCCGGATTTTACAGAGGAGCCCAGGAAGTCTGCGTGAACCCTGCCCCAGTCACTTACTCTGCCCAGTAGGTGAACATGAGGCCCAAGCCCCACGCTGTGATTCCAAGTTCGTTTGCTGGGCACGGTAAGTGAACCCTGGGAGTCCTGGACTCTGGTGAAGGCCACCATGCCCTACCTGGAGGTTGGTCAGGGTCTAACATCCTCTGGCATCCACGGGAAGGGATTGCgttaggatttttttctctcGTAAAAAAGTTCCTGTCTCCCCCTAGAGCCAGGCACACGCCTCCCGAGCCAGACCACTTGTCCCAGGCACAACGTTTTTTGACTCTTCGCCTCCCCCGTTCCGATCCCCCTTCCTCTCCGCCTTAGGTGGCAGGAAAATCCTTTACCTCCGACCAATCCCACCGATGCCGAGCCGCGCGCGCGCGCCAACTCGAGCTCCGTCTGTGCACGCCATTGGCCATCTCCACCTATGCGGGGTGACGGGCAGCTTAGCGGACCTATCGCCGAGGGAGGCGGAGGCCTCCAGCCCTCCCAAAGCTGCTTTGTTAGGGGCTCCCTGGTCGTCCCCCGGCCCGCCGCCCCTCCGCTGCCTGCGGGAGATCTCCCCGGGGCCCGCTGCCGGAGCCTCGCAGGAAGGCATCCCCGGAGCGCGCGCCGCCCGCGCCCCTGCAGCCGCGCGCTCCGAGCCGGGCTGCGGCGCGGATACCCGGCGTGCGCCCGTAGTCGCTCACCAGCCCAACTCCGAACGCCCCGCTCCTGCATCCGCCGCCTTGGATTGGCTGACCGGAGGCGGAGCGATTGTCAGGCGGCCCAATCGGAGCTCGGTTTCCCACGGGCTCCCGCTGCCCGGCCCCCGAGGCCGC
The Piliocolobus tephrosceles isolate RC106 chromosome 19, ASM277652v3, whole genome shotgun sequence genome window above contains:
- the LOC111525022 gene encoding uncharacterized protein LOC111525022, whose protein sequence is MPSCEAPAAGPGEISRRQRRGGGPGDDQGAPNKAALGGLEASASLGDRSAKLPVTPHRWRWPMACTDGARVGARARLGIGGIGRRLWGTRKRRRWR